A window of Acropora muricata isolate sample 2 chromosome 3, ASM3666990v1, whole genome shotgun sequence contains these coding sequences:
- the LOC136910842 gene encoding glutathione hydrolase 1 proenzyme-like yields the protein MSSRAKIIGVLVITVCVVVSVLVWYFVTRDESAATYTKRAVATDSKKCSDIGEDTLNKGGSAVDAAIAAMFCLGVIHMHSSGVGGGGVMLVYNRVARKASIVDFRETAPSDVPTFTPDAKGEEQSRIGGLAIAVPGEVKGMYKASQKYGRLPWRELVEPAIELARDGFEISAAVAEALDDSEIIQLIKKDAGLRELLLDKDNNTFKEGDKITNKKYAKTLEMIQKDPESFYSGSLADKIARDMRNIASKVSRSDLKKYNTEIREPLKGDLSNMTMYLSPPPSSGAVLALILNILKGYKMKKADLDGDDASILTYHRIIEAFKFAYAWRSRLGDPEKQSRVPKFAKKMLNQRLGELLRQKIQDDETHNDVSYYAEYFSHADCGTTHISVLAENGNAVAVTSSINMRFGCGYRSMDTGIIYNNDMADFDIRGYKVRGNIHPSPFNFPEPGKRPFSSMTPTILTDGNGDVQVVIGASGGKMITTAVSLVLMNKLWFGMTLSDAVDKPRLHNQLVPNQDVIIERKEDYRLKEEIVQGLEKIGHKVEDSKRFAAVQAAYRKGKEYGTGIFESASRTCRFVLFTP from the exons ATGTCTTCTAG agCTAAAATCATTGGTGTTTTGGTGATAACAGTCTGCGTCGTGGTATCAGTTCTTGTTTGGTATTTCGTGACTCGGGATGAGTCAGCGGCAACATACACCAAACGAGCAGTCGCTACCGATTCAAAAAAGTGTTCAGATATTGGAGAAGATACCCTCAATAAAGGAGGCTCGGCCGTTGATGCAGCGATTGCTGCCATGTTTTGCCTTGGAGTCATACACATGCATTCGTCAGGTGTCGGAGGTGGTGGGGTAATGTTGGTGTATAACCGTGTTGCAAGGAAAGCAAGTATTGTCGACTTTAGAGAAACAGCTCCATCAGATGTGCCTACTTTTACACCAGATGCTAAAGGAGAAGAACAATCTAGAATTG GCGGTCTGGCCATTGCTGTCCCTGGTGAAGTGAAGGGCATGTACAAGGCCTCACAAAAATACGGTCGGTTGCCATGGAGAGAGTTGGTTGAACCTGCAATTGAATTGGCCCGTGATGGGTTCGAAATAAGCGCCGCAGTTGCTGAAGCGTTGGACGACAGTGAAATCATacagttgattaaaaaagatgCTGGGTTGAG GGAGCTACTTCTTGATAAAGATAACAACACTTTCAAGGAGGGGGAtaaaattacaaacaaaaagtaTGCAAAGACGCTGGAAATGATTCAAAAGGATCCGGAATCGTTTTACAGTGGAAGCTTGGCCGACAAAATCGCGCGTGATATGAGGAACATAGCCAGCAAAGTTTCGCGAAGCGATTTAAAGAAATATAACACAGAGATACGAGAACCACTGAAAGGGGATCTGTCAAATATGACAATGTACCTTAGCCCTCCCCCGTCAAGTGGCGCTGTGTTGGCCCTGATCTTGAACATATTGAAAG GGTATAAAATGAAAAAGGCTGATCTTGACGGTGATGATGCTTCTATTCTGACGTATCATCGAATCATTGAAGCTTTTAAGTTCGCTTACGCATGGCGTAGTCGGCTTGGAGATCCCGAAAAGCAAAGCAGAGTCCCGAAG TTTGCTAAGAAGATGCTTAACCAGAGACTAGGCGAACTACTTCGACAGAAGATACAAGATGATGAGACGCACAACGACGTTTCTTATTACGCTGAGTATTTCTCACATGCGGACTGCGGCACAACTCATATATCCGTATTGGCGGAAAACGGCAATGCGGTGGCCGTAACCAGTTCAATCAATATGAG GTTTGGATGCGGATACAGATCTATGGACACTGGTATCATCTACAACAATGACATGGCAGATTTTGACATTCGAGGCTATAAAGTTAGGGGTAACATTCACCCATCGCCTTTCAATTTCCCCGAGCCTGGAAAGCGACCGTTCTCGTCCATGACTCCCACGATTTTGACAGATGGCAATGGTGACGTACAGGTGGTCATCGGCGCTTCTGGCGGGAAAATGATCACCACTGCTGTCTCTTTG GTATTGATGAACAAGCTGTGGTTTGGCATGACTCTATCCGATGCTGTCGACAAACCACGACTGCATAATCAACTTGTACCAAATCAAGATGTTATTATTGAAAGAAAGGAGGATTATCGTCTCAAAGAAGAAATAGTCCAGGGCTTAGAAAAGATTGGTCACAAGGTCGAAGATAGCAAGAGGTTCGCAGCAGTTCAAGCAGCCTACAGAAAAGGGAAAG AGTACGGCACAGGGATATTTGAAAGTGCAAGCCGTACGTGCAGATTCGTCTTGTTTACGCCATGA
- the LOC136910841 gene encoding glutathione hydrolase 1 proenzyme-like → MSARLIKIGAVGGGGLGVGGLTGFLVWYFAFRNDNPAARGRYEKHTVATDTLECSEIGNNILAKDGSAVDAAIAAMFCLGVINMHSSGIGGGGVMLVYNRSAKAASIIDFRETAPLFVSNFTPNATGVDESRFGGLAIAVPGEVKGMYQASQKYGRLPWKELVEPAIKLARDGFKISAAVAEALNITPHIKEYIERDPGLRELLLDKDNNTYKKGAEITNKKYAKTLEIIQQHPESFYSGSLAKNISRDMRNINSKVSRRDLRSYRAVIREPKKGNLSNMTMYLSPPPSSGAVLALILNILKGYEMTPTDLGSDDASVLTYHRIIEAFKFAYAGRSRLGDPAFNSEVQRSAEEMLSQTLGDQLRQKIQYNRTHHNVSYYAKYFSHADYGTTHISVLAENGDAVAVTSSINFRFGCRYRSMDTGIIYNNDMADFDIPGYEVVDNIYPSPFNFPEPGKRPFSSMTPTILTDDNGDVQVVIGASGGKRITTAVSLVLMNKLWFGMTLPEAVKRPRLHNHLVPDQNVTIERKKEYRLKEEIVEGLRRMGHWVQDGKETEFAVVQAVYREGQGPIYAESDPRKFGAPAGQ, encoded by the exons ATGTCTGCAAG GCTAATTAAAATCGGTGCAGTTGGTGGCGGAGGATTGGGCGTCGGAGGACTGACAGGATTCCTTGTTTGGTATTTCGCGTTCCGGAATGACAATCCTGCCGCAAGGGGAAGATATGAGAAACATACAGTCGCTACTGATACACTGGAGTGTTCAGAGATAGGAAATAACATCCTCGCTAAAGATGGTTCGGCCGTTGATGCAGCAATCGCTGCCATGTTTTGCCTTGGAGTCATAAACATGCATTCTTCTGGTATCGGAGGTGGTGGCGTAATGTTGGTGTACAACCGTTCTGCAAAAGCAGCAAGTATTATCGACTTTAGAGAAACAGCTCCATTGTTTGTGTCGAATTTTACTCCGAACGCTACTGGAGTGGATGAATCTCGATTTG GCGGTCTGGCTATTGCTGTCCCGGGCGAAGTGAAGGGCATGTACCAGGCCTCACAAAAATACGGTCGGTTGCCGTGGAAAGAGTTGGTTGAACCTGCAATTAAATTGGCCCGTGATGGGTTCAAAATAAGCGCAGCGGTTGCTGAGGCGTTGAACATTACTCCTCATATTAAAGAGTATATTGAAAGAGATCCCGGGTTGAG GGAACTACTTCTAGATAAAGATAACAACACTTACAAGAAGGGAGCTGAGATTACAAACAAAAAGTATGCAAAAACGTTGGAAATTATTCAGCAGCATCCGGAATCGTTTTACAGTGGAAGCTTGGCCAAAAATATCTCGCGTGATATGCGTAACATAAACAGTAAAGTTTCGCGAAGAGATTTAAGGAGCTATAGAGCAGTGATAAGAGAACCAAAGAAAGGGAACCTGTCAAATATGACAATGTACCTTAGCCCTCCCCCGTCAAGTGGCGCTGTGTTGGCCCTGATCTTGAACATATTGAAAG GGTATGAAATGACGCCAACTGATCTTGGCAGTGATGATGCTTCTGTTCTGACGTATCATCGAATCATTGAAGCTTTTAAGTTCGCTTACGCAGGGCGTAGTCGGCTTGGAGATCCCGCATTCAACAGCGAAGTCCAGAGG TCTGCCGAGGAAATGCTCAGTCAGACACTAGGCGACCAGTTGCGACAGAAAATACAATATAATCGGACGCACCACAACGTTTCTTATTACGCTAAGTATTTCTCACATGCGGACTACGGCACAACTCATATATCCGTATTGGCGGAAAATGGGGATGCGGTGGCCGTTACCAGTTCAATAAATTTCAG GTTTGGATGTAGATACAGATCTATGGACACTGGTATCATCTACAACAATGATATGGCAGATTTTGACATTCCAGGCTATGAAGTTGTGGATAATATTTACCCATCGCCTTTTAATTTCCCCGAGCCTGGAAAGCGACCGTTCTCGTCCATGACTCCCACGATTTTGACAGATGACAATGGGGACGTGCAGGTGGTCATCGGCGCTTCTGGCGGGAAAAGGATCACCACTGCTGTCTCTTTG GTATTGATGAACAAGCTGTGGTTTGGCATGACCCTACCTGAAGCTGTCAAAAGACCACGACTGCACAACCATCTTGTACCAGATCAAAATGTTACCATTGAAAGAAAGAAGGAGTATCGTCTCAAAGAAGAAATAGTCGAGGGCTTGAGACGCATGGGACACTGGGTCCAAGATGGAAAGGAGACTGAGTTCGCTGTGGTTCAAGCAGTCTACAGAGAAGGGCAAGGTCCAATCTACGCCGAGTCCGACCCAAGAAAGTTTGGAGCACCTGCAGGGCAATAA